Below is a genomic region from Vibrio cortegadensis.
CACCAACTCATAGCATTGCAATATAAAACTCCAATTATCAAAGATAACAATGTTTTAGTACATCGAACTCAATAAAGATTAGAAAGCCCTTATATATCGAGTTTCCCTTGAATTAAAAATAAAAAAAAGAGAAGCCTAAGCCTCTCTTTTTATGCATTCGATTTGGTATTTTATTTTGCAACCATAACCATTGCAGGGCGAACCACTCGTCCGTTCAACTCATAGCCTTTTTGCATCACAAACATAACCGTGTTTGATTCGTGATCTGGACTTTCTTGAATTGACATAGCTTGGTGGAATTCTGGATTAAACACTTCACCTTCAGGGTTAATCTCTTTCAAACCAAACTTAGACACGGTGTCTACGAATGTTTTATGCGTCAGTTCGATACCTTCAAGGATTGGTTTTACGGCTTCATGCTCTGCATCTGCGGCTTGAATTGCACGCTCAAGGTTATCAATAACCGGTAGCAAGCCTTCAGCAAATTTGTTCAGTGCGTATTTACGAGCTTTATCGATCTCTTGCTCAGTACGGCGGCGCATGTTTTCAACTTCAGCTTTGGCGCGTAATACAGACTCTTGTTGCTCTTTAATTTTAGCTTCGCTCGATAGCAATGCGGCTTCAAGTTGAGCGACTTGAGACTCTTCTTCTGGAAAAAGTTCTTCTTCTGGGTTCCAGTCCACATCCGCTTCCGTACCAACCGCTTCAACTTCTTGCTCGGCTGTTTCTTGCTGTTGCAGCTCTTCTTCTTTCAATTTGTTCTCTTCGTTGCTCATGTTCTCTCCAGAATTCAATTTTCTATGCATATCAAAAGGGGATATTAAACCTCTAAATTGAGATAAAAAACTCGCATAGACGTTCGACTTGCCTTTATTATGGGGACGAAGATTTGTGATTCAAGCATTAATAGTTTGGAAACGTTATGAAAAAGCCATTTGAGGTCATTGCCATCATAGGTAAACCTCGTGATCAAAAAGCAATTCAAACCCATCGAGAGCTATTTAATTGGCTAACTTCTGAGGGTTATCAAGTATTTATTGACGATCGTCTTGCTGCTATCTTAGATGATATCCCACAAGAACAATTTGCCAGCCTAGTCAGCCTAGGAAAAAAAGCCGATCTTGCCATTGTTGTTGGTGGTGATGGGAATATGCTTGGAGCCGCAAGGATCCTTTCACGCTTTGATATTTCCGTCATTGGAGTCAACCGTGGAAGCTTAGGATTTCTTACCGATCTCAACCCAGAAGACTTCCAAACCTCACTGCAAGCCGTATTGAGTGGTGAATACTCTGAAGAAGAACGCTTTCTATTAGAGACTGAAATACATCGCCATGGTCAAATAAAAAGTCATAATGCCGCATTAAATGAAGCCGTTTTACACCCGGGTCAAGTCGCACGAATGATCGAATTTGAAGTGTATATCGATGATAGTTTTGCTTTTTCTCAGCGTTCAGATGGATTAATCGTTTCCACACCTACAGGATCCACCGCTTATTCGCTTTCAGGTGGAGGCCCTATCCTCTCTTCAAGCCTTAATGCCATTTCACTTGTGCCAATGTTCCCACACACTTTATCGAGTCGTCCGCTTGTAGTAGATGGAAATCGAAATATTAAGCTCATTGTTTCTCCTGATAATCCGGGCACTCAAGAGGTAAGTTGTGATGGACAAATATCGCTACCTGTTTCTCCTGGCGATGAAATTCATATTTACCGAAGCCCCAACGTACTTAAGTTGATTCACCCGAAAGATTACAGCTATTACCATGTACTGCGAAACAAACTTGGGTGGTCTAGTAAGCTGTTTTAATTCCGGGCTCGCTTAAGGTATTTAATGGATGTAAATCTACCAAGTCACTCAAACATAAGTAGATTAAAGAGAAACAGCCATTAGATTGATGCTGCTCACAAAATGAAATCGCATAAGCAACAAAAATTACCTGTATAACTTTACTGTATAAAGAAACAGTATATACTGTCTTCTTATACAGTAGTGTTTAGTTATACAGGTAATAAAAGATGCTGGCTCATTTAAGTGTTAATAATTTTGCAATTGTTAAGTCGCTACAGCTAGAGCTCTCTAAGGGCATGACCACCATCACTGGTGAAACAGGCGCAGGTAAATCTATTGCAATAGATGCACTCGGGTTATGTTTAGGCGGTCGAGCTGATGCAGGAATGGTAAGACAAGGTGAAGAAAAAACCGAAGTCAGCGCCGCGTTCTTACTCGACAACAATCTCAATGCCACTCGCTGGTTAGAAGACAACGATCTTTTTGATGGAAGCGAATGCATTTTACGCCGAACCATCACCAAAGAGGGTCGCTCTCGCGCTTTTATTAATGGCAGCCCTGTTCCGCTATCTCAACTAAAATCACTCGCTCAACTATTGATCAACATTCATGGTCAACATGCGCACCATCAATTAATGAAAAGTGATTACCAACTCTCCATGTTGGATCAATATGCAGGCCATACTAATCTACTAAAAAATGTCCGTAACGCTTATCAAGCGTGGCGACAAGCCGACAACAACCTAAAAACTTTACGTGATAATAGCCAACAGAACCAAGCTCAAAAGCAGCTTCTCGAATACCAAATTAAAGAGTTAACGGAACTCGCCATTGGTGAAGAGGAGTTCCAAACGTTAGAGCAAGAGCATAAACGCTTATCCAATAGCGGAGAGCTTGCCTCAAGTTGCCAACTCGCCATTGATCTCATCTATGAAGGCGATGAATACAATGCCCTCAGCGTGCTTCAAAAAGCCAATAGTTCGTTAATCCAACTGGCTGAGCTAGACGAAAAACTATCCTCACTTCCTAATATGCTTGAGGAAGCGATCATTCAAATTGAAGAGACCAACAACGAACTGCGCTCATATCTAGACTGCATTGATGTAGATCCAGGAAGAATGGCCTTTGTGGAAGAACGCTTCTCAAAAATTATGTCTATCTCTCGTAAACATCATGTTCAACCCAATGAGCTCTATCAGCATCATCAAGATTTGTTGAAACAGATCGAAGAGCTTGATTGTTCAGACGAGAAACTCGACGAACTCGCTCAAGAAGTGCAGCAAAAATTCCAATTATTCCTCAATCATGGAGAGAAACTGCATAAGTCTCGTAGTCGCTATGCGAAAGAGTTAAATAAACTGATCACACAAAGCATGCATGAATTGAGCATGGAAAACGCGAAATTTGCGATTCAGGTTGAAGCTCAAGGTTCTCATCCCTCTCCTCTTGGATTAGATTGCGTCACTTTTGTGGTTTCGACTAACCCTGGGCAGCCAATGCAGCCCATTGCGAAAGTCGCTTCTGGTGGTGAATTATCACGTATCTCATTGGCGATACAGGTCATCACCGCACAGAAGGTAGAAACACCAAGCCTTATTTTTGATGAAGTCGATGTCGGTATCAGCGGCCCAACCGCTGCCGTTGTCGGGAAAATGCTTCGTCAACTGGGAGAGTCCACTCAGGTAATGTGTGTTACTCACCTTCCTCAAGTCGCAGGGTGTGGGCATCAACAGTTGTTTGTCGCGAAAAATACTAAAGCGGGAAAAACTGAAACGCAGATGAACGTTTTGGATGAAACTCAGCGTATTGGAGAGCTAGCACGACTGCTTGGAGGCAGTACAATCACCGACTCGACATTAGCCAACGCGAAAGAACTACTCATGGTTGCTTAAGCCGAAAGTTTGTTTGAAAAGTTCAATCAGAGCACTATTTTTGTCCAATAATGCAACTTAACTCAAAAATAGCAGTCTGATTAGCATCAAATAACAGGGAGTTTTTTACTTCTGCCTCTAGCTTGTTTATTATCAGGCCAGATTTACGGATAACGACTAAGAATTTTACTATGCGATTTAAGAAGTGGTTAGTAGCAGTCCCACTAGCACTAACAATGTTGACGGGTTGCTCCGTATTAGAAAAGCTGGTTTATCGAATTGATATAAACCAAGGTAACTATGTAGAACAAGAAGCAGTTAGCCAACTCAAGTTTGGTATGACTAAAGACCAAGTTCGGTATGTCATGGGGTCCCCTATGCTAATCGAAAATGGCTACCCTGATACTTGGTACTACATCTACCATCACACCAAAGGCCATAACGATCCGATCCAAAAGGACTTAATCGTGAACTTTGGTGAACATGGTACATTATTGAATATTGCGGGTGATTTCCCGGAAAGCGACACCTTTTTCGAAGGCTTAAACTAATCCTCATCGGAAAACACAACGCGCAATAAAAAGGCTCAAAAAGGCTCGCAATGACGAGCCTTTTCTATATCTGGCGCATAGGCAATTTTCCACAATGACGTCACATTACTGTAACGACAACGGTTTCAAGTTAAACACAGCAACGCCAATGCAGATGTGGTTAACGAAACCATTTTTACCGAAGACATCGTTACCATAGATATAGTCAACGAAGACATGATAACAAAGAGATTGCAAACAAGACCTAACTAGCTTTTACGCATCTCATTCATCTTACCGCCTGTCACAGGGTCAATAGCCCCTGCGGCTTTGGCTTGTTCCGCTCGCTTACGTCTGATCTCTTTAGGATCAGCAAGCAATGGTCGGTAAATCTCAATGCGATCTTTGTCTCTAACCGTCGCATCTAGCTTGATATTACGACTAAACACTCCCAGTTTATTTTTGGCTAAGTCAATCTCAGGGTACAAAGCCAACACGCCCGACTGCTGTACAATCTCTTCCACCGTCATATTACGGTTCACCACCAAGTTAAATACTCGCTGCTCGTGTGGCAACGCGTACACAACCTCTACATGGATCATGTCCGATTCAATACTCATCTTTAATACACCTGTTTTGCGCGCTGGGTAAACGCACTAACCATATTGCTCGTCAGATCATTGAAGATCTTACCAAAAGCCATCTCAATCATCCGGCTTGAAAATTCGAACTCTAACTTAAGTTCAACCTTGCATGCTTGCTCATCTAACGGAATAAAAGACCAACCACCTTGTAACTTTCTGAACGGACCATCTACCAACTCCATCATAATAGAAGTACCATCAGTTAACTGATTAGAAGTAGTGAACGTTTTACTAATACCGGCTTTTGCAACATCAACTGA
It encodes:
- a CDS encoding RnfH family protein, whose product is MSIESDMIHVEVVYALPHEQRVFNLVVNRNMTVEEIVQQSGVLALYPEIDLAKNKLGVFSRNIKLDATVRDKDRIEIYRPLLADPKEIRRKRAEQAKAAGAIDPVTGGKMNEMRKS
- the recN gene encoding DNA repair protein RecN; the protein is MLAHLSVNNFAIVKSLQLELSKGMTTITGETGAGKSIAIDALGLCLGGRADAGMVRQGEEKTEVSAAFLLDNNLNATRWLEDNDLFDGSECILRRTITKEGRSRAFINGSPVPLSQLKSLAQLLINIHGQHAHHQLMKSDYQLSMLDQYAGHTNLLKNVRNAYQAWRQADNNLKTLRDNSQQNQAQKQLLEYQIKELTELAIGEEEFQTLEQEHKRLSNSGELASSCQLAIDLIYEGDEYNALSVLQKANSSLIQLAELDEKLSSLPNMLEEAIIQIEETNNELRSYLDCIDVDPGRMAFVEERFSKIMSISRKHHVQPNELYQHHQDLLKQIEELDCSDEKLDELAQEVQQKFQLFLNHGEKLHKSRSRYAKELNKLITQSMHELSMENAKFAIQVEAQGSHPSPLGLDCVTFVVSTNPGQPMQPIAKVASGGELSRISLAIQVITAQKVETPSLIFDEVDVGISGPTAAVVGKMLRQLGESTQVMCVTHLPQVAGCGHQQLFVAKNTKAGKTETQMNVLDETQRIGELARLLGGSTITDSTLANAKELLMVA
- a CDS encoding SRPBCC family protein, with amino-acid sequence MPQVTRSALVSFSADQMYALVNDVARYPEFLPGCSGSRVLESSSTTMVASVDVAKAGISKTFTTSNQLTDGTSIMMELVDGPFRKLQGGWSFIPLDEQACKVELKLEFEFSSRMIEMAFGKIFNDLTSNMVSAFTQRAKQVY
- the bamE gene encoding outer membrane protein assembly factor BamE, yielding MRFKKWLVAVPLALTMLTGCSVLEKLVYRIDINQGNYVEQEAVSQLKFGMTKDQVRYVMGSPMLIENGYPDTWYYIYHHTKGHNDPIQKDLIVNFGEHGTLLNIAGDFPESDTFFEGLN
- the grpE gene encoding nucleotide exchange factor GrpE codes for the protein MSNEENKLKEEELQQQETAEQEVEAVGTEADVDWNPEEELFPEEESQVAQLEAALLSSEAKIKEQQESVLRAKAEVENMRRRTEQEIDKARKYALNKFAEGLLPVIDNLERAIQAADAEHEAVKPILEGIELTHKTFVDTVSKFGLKEINPEGEVFNPEFHQAMSIQESPDHESNTVMFVMQKGYELNGRVVRPAMVMVAK
- the nadK gene encoding NAD(+) kinase; its protein translation is MKKPFEVIAIIGKPRDQKAIQTHRELFNWLTSEGYQVFIDDRLAAILDDIPQEQFASLVSLGKKADLAIVVGGDGNMLGAARILSRFDISVIGVNRGSLGFLTDLNPEDFQTSLQAVLSGEYSEEERFLLETEIHRHGQIKSHNAALNEAVLHPGQVARMIEFEVYIDDSFAFSQRSDGLIVSTPTGSTAYSLSGGGPILSSSLNAISLVPMFPHTLSSRPLVVDGNRNIKLIVSPDNPGTQEVSCDGQISLPVSPGDEIHIYRSPNVLKLIHPKDYSYYHVLRNKLGWSSKLF